TGAACGACTGGGCTAAAAAGCAGACAGCAGGGAAGACAGATCACATGAAGGAACCCACAGCAGAGCTAGAGGAAATCTTGTATATAGATCGACCATTAAAAGGACACATAGTCCTTCTTCAAATCAGCAAAGTGGTGTTGAGGTACCAAAACAGAACTCTGGATGCCTTTTGCCATTCTCGGTGATGGATCTGATCGTACTATCGTCCTCCAGTTAGCAGCCTATCAACTAGACCCCTGAGGGAAACATGAGGACCTCCCTCTCAGAACTCACAGACAAGAGTTGTAGATTCTACATGGCACCATGGTCTCTATTACTGTTTCCCCCCGCAGCTGAACAATATGGCGTGTTCTTAATCAGCCAAGCTTTTCCTGCAAAACGCTTAGGGTtagctgaacacacacatccagtTGAGCAACTCTACTGCAGGAGAAGTACAGGTACCTGGGAGATCTGCCCCTGCAGCAGCCACTGCACCTTGTACGACCAGTTGAAAGACTCTGATCACCTTTGCTTGATCACACCATTAGAACCAGTACAACTAgtggccccctggtgggccCTGCAGCGGTGTAGACCCACCTTGGTAGGACTCTCCAAGACCTTGCAGGGATTAAGGACTTGTCTGTCTGAAACGCTGTGTCTGTTCACATCTATTCTGTTCCACTCACGTCAGGACAAGGACGCCGTAGCACTTTTGGAGAGCAAAATAATAAGAGTGGAAATAGAAGGTGTCCTATGATATGCGACATGTCTCTTATGTGTGCAGAACATGCCCCCATGCATGATCGCTCACTTATTCTACATTTATTGACTGTGTTTAAtgctttatatttgttttctctttgtttattttccttcccagaaaccacagacacacacacatatacactcacacatttaagcaaatgtgtgtgtacacCCTGTTGATAAGAAAGTTAAAGAAACCATTATAACTCCTGCAAGATTAAACTAGTCACACCAGGGGCAGTTGGTGATTTCCAGAACCCAACTTTAAAGAGAAGCCTCTGTCAGCTGATCTTTCTTTTACCACCCAAAGCACTTTGAAACTAAAATTAACATTACCCCTTTACACAGAAGAAACAGATTCTGAAGTGCTCGATACATATAGTGTTAGTTTATATGCAAagaaaaaatctataaaattcAAGCTATAATAGCCTAAATACAGAAATTAAGAATATTTCCTCTCCAGGCCATCAACTACATCAAAATGTGTCCTACTTACTTTCAATGAACTAATGACTCACTATCAAACTTTTCCTGGAAAAATGTTTGCTCTACATGCTTTAATTTGCTTTGTGTGAAACCACCACAGAGATTTGATGaataattgtataattttgTAATATAATTGTATAGTTGTATAATGGTCGGTCTTCTCGTCCATGGTCCTGTTTGGTTTTACAGGTTATAGAGAGGCACcagctttaaataaagactttatttATGGGTTTCAAACTCCTCATGGTTTAGGTCTAACATCAGATGTATGTAACTATTTACATGATACTCAGTCATTTCTGCATTTTAACCGCCTGATCAAGCATTCAAAGGTTAAGTCATGTTAAGTGATGTAAAGGTAGTCGAACAAATCTGGTCTGGGAGTCTTGGCTGATGTGCTgtaaacaacatcaacatgagTCCACCTCTGCTGCCTCTCTCAGACTAGACTGCACTGCAGACTGATATTATTGTCAATGGGAAATCATTTAAtactgaaacataaaaaatcaaattaatacaattaaaaaaatgacattaataATAGTAATGCAAAATAATCAGTCTATCTACTCCACAATCATCTTCAAATGTCTCTTCTGCTAAATCcagataaaaacataaaaacatgttcaaatgcATCAGAATGTAAATGACAGCTACTCTCTCTTATAAGGGGGAGGACCCCCAGACCCCCCTTAGATTGTTCCACACATATTTTCATGCTGCTGACGCCCATGGGCTGTAGGAATGTGCTTTTGGCTAAATGATGCTAGCACAACAACATTCTCCAAAatgacaatgctaacatgcttaTGTTAAAGGTGAAATGTGCACTTGTGACCTTTGGGTTGGATTCAGTCCCATTTTTTTAactatgtttaaaatgttgaacatattcattcattattgttagcatgctaactattactgataaataaatagtgAGCTAAAGCTGAGGGGAGAATAAATGCTTGCCCCACATGTTCTTATCTCCTTTTATATCTTTTACTTtactaaaaacaaataaaatcaatgtgtcagaaaaacataacaaatgtcTCTTGGTGTCTCTGGGAATATACTCATACATGAAAGACATTCACACTAATAATGAAGGCTTTTAATTGACAGtcattatcatttcatcatcaaCTCAGCCATACCTTCCACATTACAACACACTCCCTTTTTGTCAGTCTATTGTTAAGTATACTTCCCGCAAAGAAGCAGCTGGATAACAGCCAGAAGTAACCGTAGCCTAGTGTATTAGTTGGCAAGGCAGTGGTTGTGACAGATAGTTTTTATTTCCCAGTGGAAACAAGGGAGAATCGTCTGTTGCGCAACCACAAAAGAAATGAATCGTACTCATTGACACATGTGATGTAATGTTGAGCTAATTATAACTGGCTTTCTTTAAAGGAACAAGGATAAGCTATAATTCTTGTGATATAATAGTGCAGGTTTTGGCTGCTTTACCTGCTGTCTCATCAACTGTGGATTTAACCTTTTAAAGCTCGCAACTGACACACTTTCCTTTAGTGACTCTTCTCACAAATGTAAGTGGGCATAAACCGTAGTTACATCGTTTGAACATTTCTGAATATGGATCACCAATTATTGTCGATGCAATATGTAATAAACGAAGAAACAGATTCTGAAGTGCTCGATACATATAATGTTAGTTTATATGCAAAGAAAAAATCTGCtcttgaagagcaaagactttggagaagaaagttcaaaagccttgcttgagccagaaagaattgatgtttccCAACAAATGTgcgttgaaaataaaagttcgGCAGAGAgtcgtctctacggcacaaacttaaaagaagtgattcggactgaagtccgaagagaagcgagcaagaAGCTGAAGCTCTTGAAAACTTTGACAAACTAAAAAACTGGAGATCTGAGCTGAGTGTTGAACTTTTATCAGCTGAACGAGAGGAGGGGGGCCTGCAGGAGAAGGGTCACTCCCACTCTGACgggaggacaattgtttaaattaaaccgagtttactaaacaagattaagaataagagtCTTAACATATATActtcaccatacattcatttcgatattatttctatcagatccacgttgatgtaggttcacgtcatatatttagacaaacagattcatgttgagatgaaaatcacaccatctgggaacatcctcagttaatcccagcctgtaggtgaacaaaaacatgttatacagtcaacattcttaataagacatattaataaagtaggaaaataaattggtgtctttaaataacaccttctatagctaatatcaaagagtatgctttataacacgtctaaatgtataattatgaaggttacgtattcatggatattccaacactagatggcaatagcgctccatgtcaaattcctattaaacctaatataactcttattcctattctgaagatcagattttgagtttaaaaatatgattataatacattcaatgtgacaattacaaatatctagatgaagaaagacataaatgttcatttgatgcagaattggtTTAATTCAGCTCTTCAGCAGCATTTccacagatggtcaattttacgactttgcagagactggttctCTGTCAGAAGCCTCTGTCAGCTGATCTTTCTTTTACCACCCAAAgcatttaaactaaaatgaacATTACCCCTTTACACCAGATTCATACAGTGAGAGGTGCTGTATGTAAACTGACCAACTACACATCAGTACGATTACATTCACTCTCTGCTTGTGTAAAAttaggagcaacttggggttcaaTGTataaggacactttgacatttgaccccaggagctggggatcaaagcCCTAACATTCTGGCTGAATGACgagacaaccacagctgcccagtCTCAATTCCCTGTAAATACAAGAATTGCTTTTTCTGCTCAGAATTATATTTCCTAACCatcatgtattttaaatcttaaaagaatttaaaaaaaaaaatttcactTTGGTGCAAATAAGATTTTATTGATCTGTTTTTGTGAAACTTATATACAAACTCATACATGTCAAAAGCTTAAACTACAGTGAACTACAAAAAGGCAAATGAAAACAGTCTTTAAATGAACAACAGTAGAAGGTTATAATTAAATAAGATCACGTTCTGACAGGACACTCATAAGTCATCCCATTCTGTTTACTGACAGCTTGTTTACTGGATGTTTTGATATGGTTTCTATTACTTATTATTATCAAGTTAAGTTAGTTAAATAAAATTAAGTAAAGTTAAAGTGCTATGTCAGTAGTGTAAATATCTGCATCTTAAACTCCAACAATccacttttcttgttttttcttaagttgactaagagaaaataaagaattcTTTACTATTGCGTGACCATGTCACataccattttttaaaactgacttTCCTTCACGCTTCATTGAAGCTACATGATTCTAAAACTGAGTGAAAGTTTCAAACCTAAGATGTCAGGCTCCATTtgatcaaatgaaaaatgttaaGACATCAATTTATGGATTTCAGGACACATTCATCTTGTCACCAATGCTTTCTCTTCAGTAATTGTGTgacaagacaaagaaacaaagataaaaaaagatgcttcaCAACACATTTGATTGACAGACCTATAGGTAGGTTGATGAAGCTAAATATTTAACAACAAATACTAAATAACACAAATCAATTTGAAATTGAGACTTTGATTTACAGTATGTTGGATTTCTAACTCCTCAGCGGCTGTAGATGGACTCTGGCTGGATCTGAAGCCGGGTCTTGTTAGCCAGGGCTGCCTTTCGTGTCATGGTGGTGCAGCGGGTCAGGATCTCCTGGGTTTTCGGTCGGGGTGGCACCCTGGGAATGTTTGAGGAAGTCTCGCTTCCACTCGAGGCGGCAGATCTGGAGCTTTTGGTGCTCTTGTTGGAGTTGCGACGGTCAGAGAGGCTGAGATCAGGACTGCTTCGCTCGCTACCGCTTGAATGACCCAGCTGTGCTCCCTCTGTTAAACTGGAAGACGACTCGCTGTCTGTGGAGAAGCCAGACAAGCTCAGCTCGGTGCTGGTGTTGCTGGTTCTGCGTGAATAATCCTCTAAGGAGGAGgcatctctgtctgtctgcgccTGCGTCCAGGTCTCAGACAGAACATCCAGAGATCGGGCCTTGTGCAGACGCCCAGGCACACTGGGTTCTTCTCTGGACCACTCTCTGTTTTCTCCATTCCTACTTGGTGGAGAAGAAGCTCGGGACTCACTGCCGGTTACTGAAAGGTTCAGGGTGGAGCTGTGGAGCTTTCTCTGCACGCTGTAAAGGCCGGCCCTGGGGTTGTTGGATGGCTGCAGGTACATGGAGGGGATGTAACCACCCTTGCCATTGAATCTGAAGAGAGGATTGCaagaaaaattatatttattcaaaataaattatgTAAATTATAGCTCAACTGCATGTAAACTATGATAGCACCCTAAAACAAGAATTAATTATCTTGATACCTCTGTCCCCTGTTCCTGTGTCAGATGTGTTTACTTTTAGGTaaaggtcgttcatcccatttgcagtcagactgtttaatcagactctttaacagcatctccactcatatcaataatgctacacactgtgtgtgtttttaataataataactctttccacaagtggaagtgtacatacctagtattattctattattgtattttttcttcctttattaaACTGATGtacaaatgtttgatttttaacttcttgttatttttgataattatattcctgtttcttgaactgttgtgacaaaaaaaattcccccatgGGTGATCAATaaactttatctttatcttttacaAACATCAGGCATACCTGATAAGCCACCAGCCGTCATCAGACTTCCTCAGCACCTCCACCACAGAGCCAATGGGCACGGACACCTCGTCATCCTTCGTAGCCGAGAAACTCCTCACAGCACAGTACAGGGCACCTTAAGGTGACAAACGAGAGGACAGCGTCAGATCACAGAGAACACGTCATAGTTCAATTTTCTGACATTAGGTcaaatgaaggaaacaaaaaagatATTGAAAACGTttatacacatatatatgtatatatgtatatacacctttcaatcaaagtgctttacatagCTCAAAACACACTAAgactcaaagacacaacattaaATGTTAAGTTGTTAAAGACCACTCCCTTGTGTTTGCTATTTGTAACAGCAAGGTTTACAGCAATTTACAAATTACAACCATTAATTGGAACAATTATTTACAAAAGTCTGGGTTACATAAGTAGTTATGTAATCCAGATTTGTACTGTACATGAAGTAAATTCTTTCTGTGTGACAAATGTGTCCTCCAAGAAACTGAATATGAGTAAAAGTACATGTCACACCTCCTAACTGGAATCCTgcatcatcatcttcctctccttcccATGATTCCAGGTATGGAGCGGGAAACCAAGCCAAGTGCTTCTCCTCATTCTCCACCAGCCACCAACCTGCAGAGAGAATAAACCACACATTAAGTAAACAGAAAGAAGTGTAAAAGGAGATCAGGGTTTAAAGAATAAAGCCATGTAAATGCTGAATGAAAAGGTAAAGAGCTAACCTGCGGGGTCTTTGATCAGGACATCCAGTTTCTCATCAACAGCCACCTTAAATGGACGATTTTTAGCATCTTTTGTCTCATAAGCGGCCACACAGCGGTAAGTCTGGGTGACCAGAGGGTGGGTGACACTTCCTCCAGGCTGGTGgtcccctcctcctccgtctgAGCCGTCAGATAGCAGGATCATGATGCTGCAAGAGAGGAAtgccacattaaaaaaacaaacctactATCAACGTCTTGTTCATTTGAAACACAACTCAGACATGACAAATCTACCTGTTCTTGGTGAAGTCCGTCTGCAGGTCGTGGTCTTTGGGCAGGAAGAACTGAGTGAGCTCAGAGCTCTGAGTCACTATTTGGTCGCACTTCAGCAGCTCATCACAGTAGCTCTCCAGGAACTTCATACGACGGACCATTGTCTTGGATCCTTTCTGTTGGAGGCTCTTCCTCGCCTTCcctaaagagaggagagaaaacagtttCAATATTAGTGCTACAAGATCATCTATTTGTAAAGCATCTTTTTCCCTTTCTGACTGCTCACATGCATGCTATGCATTCTTTTACAGAGGACATGACACTTTACACATGCAGCACTCACATGCAAAGTGAAAGTTTGTTTTAACTAATTCCTAGAATGCCAATCCTCACTCCACTAATGACAGAATGCAAGTTttgcaaaaatgcaaaatgttttgTAACAGTTTTAGTGCGCAGAATCTCAATTTGATTGATGCTTTTTCAAAAGAAGTCAACATTTCTTAAAGAGGACTTATGAAAACACAGTACAACTATTCTTACCATTAAATTTGGGGATCACTCTGTCATTTCTCCTGAAAGGGTTCACATGAGGGAACCTTTTCTTCAGCTGCTTCTGTATAAATGAAACATATACATTGTAATATTCTATAATAAATACAGTATACAACACAGTTCACTATGTGGGATGTTACAGTTCTGTTCTGTCTATTTTTGACTCACATGAAATTTCTTAAACTCTTGGAAGGACCTGTAGATTATAACGTCCGTCTCATCAGACCACAACACAGATACCATGAACACCTGTGgatagaaaatacaaaataatggtATCAGACACTCACAACATGCAAGGCAAATGCAGcatatgtgtttaaaaaaaatgaacaaataaataatgtccGCGTATTATCTCACCTTGAGTTTTGGTGTGTCCTTGAGCACGGATCCAATGATCCTCAGACTAATCACAAAGCGCTGTTCATTGACCATCGTGTTCCTCTTTGTTTCGCTGCTAGCGGGATGATAGAGCTGCTTTAATGACCTTCAGTCTCCGGCTGAACTGCCTCTGCTTCTCTGACATGTCGAGGTGTCTGCTGTAGTTAATATACGTTTGAAAAGGCGAAGGGGGCGGAGCTCCGAGATAATAACACCTTAGAAGGTGCAAAGCAGGATGCACACGTAAGCCACGCAGCATCCTCGCGCAGGCAGGTGCGGCTGTAAATCACACTGATGAGCATCACTGAGAAATTCCCAGCTGTAAGTACATCTGTCGTAAAATGAATACTTACAAACATGTCCAGTAAAGGGATGGGCTAGTCAAATAGTTAATAGCAGTATAAAGTTTTAGTAGGCCACATCGTTTAAATGCTGTATGATCATTCATTAACTACTCACTAAAATAACGTCTTATGATGCAAAAATAATTATTcaattttgaaaattaaatctTATGTTAATATGGTCACTCGTCAGTTGAAAATATGGTTTTCCATTATCGATTGATAATAACTTTAAAGTCTCCCATAATGTGTCAGATTGTCTATGTTATAGTCTTGGATTCTATTTTAGTGATTTCCAAACTTTGCAAAAATGGCGTATATCCACAGAGTTCACTGACCTCAGCGACTACAAGCAAAGActtgcttcattctcctcaagCCTTTAAACGGCTAAGACCaaatattatcagaacaagatcCACAATGCCACACATGCATGATAaatgttttgtgcttttaacTCACTCCTACACACACCTCCTCTTCCACTACCTCCTCTTCCACTCTGCTCACACCAGACTTGCTTGCTTTATatttttactgaaaaggtttcAACTGTCAGAAACCAGTTTTCTGAccctgaccaactcagcccacAGGCACAAACCAAAACCCTTTTTACACATATGGCAatttcctgaaaaactctggagatttggctacccagAGGGgatttaggctatgtgtgaacgcaaacagcaacatttttcgtgcagacttcacccggagtttctccggcccgacccctagtattttttccgcaaaaaatccgagtgagctgatgtctgaacgtggCCGAATATACTCtggagatttcaatttgagccaatggaaagagaatgacgttcatatacagtgactgccttaagtgtctgcacgcgaccactacgatctccatgcatgtcattaaacgtctgcattatgtttcctgctcgtcagtatgttgttctccactcttttgtggatgttgtcattccattggattacacatagcattgatataaaggcagatattctcattataacgttgtgtcgCAGACTTTGTtacttcggccgctacttccgcgttgttgttttacatcacgtcttacctcgggaAACCCCcagagccccctcccctctgacagggaaagtcctccgctgtgaggagcatatgtgaatggccaggtcgggagaatctccggagaagtcctcctgtaaatatctagatattatccggactgcatatgtgaaaacggctcaaTAGTGCCTCACTTACCTCGTTCTACTCTCTGACTGAGGACaaagtctctaagcttgtgctagactcttGGCCCATCACCTGTCCTCTAGACCAAATACCATCAATCCTCCTACAGGCTGTTTCTTCTACACTTGCTGGACTTATggatatcatcaactcctctctgtcaattGATGTTCTCGACTGCATTCAAGGAAGCTCGGGTCAGCTGTCTGCTTTTAGAACCCACACTCAACCCTGGCCAAGGTTGAAAACTAAAGACCGGTGTcacttctgccctttctgtcaaaaatactcaAATGCACAGTCTTTAatcaagtctctgagttcctgtccaggaacgatctgtttgacccaaatagGTCAAGCTTTAAGCGGGCCCTCTCTACTGCGAGAGCACTACTGTCAGAAACATTATGTTGGGCTAGAGCTgtgggtcagtcctcagttctattggTGCCAAACCTGTcggctgcctttgacacagttaAACATCGAATCCTAACTAACGCTCTcagaacttggcatctcaggatctgccctctgctggttggTGTCCTACCTCTCAGGGAGATCTTTTATAGTGTCTTGGAAGTGTCCCAGGCACACTATCTCTCCACAGGAGTGCCTCAAGGGTCAGCgtttggtccccttctcttctccatatacaccaACTTACTTGGTGCAATTATCCaatctcatggcttctcataccactgctatgctgatgataccctctccccccctttctgtCATTCCAGCCAGATGACGCTATTTCATCAAGAatttggcatctcaggatctgccctctgctggttggTGTCCTACCTCTCAGGGAGATCTTTTATAGTGTCTTGGAATTGTCCCAGGcacacagatcaatatccagcttggtaaaccaaactcatgcccacaagtCTCCTAAGTGTTATGATTGATGACTAGCTAACATTTAAGGTTCAAGTGGCATCGATTGCCTGGTCATATCGATTcaccctgtacaacatcaggaagatcagacctcacctgtcagaacatgctacacagctcctggtacgggctcttgtgatatcaagCAATGACTATTGCAACTCCTTACTGGCAGGTTGTCCTTCAtgcaaacccctgcagatgatccaaaatgcagcagcgcGACTGATCTTCAACCTTCCCCAAACAGCACCTGTtactctgctgttcatctccctccactggtTCCCAGTTGCTGCTAACATGAGATTTAAAACTGTTGAGTAAACTCCCCCATGACCTTTGCTCTAATTTTTGTCGTTTCATTTACCCCCACAGGGTACCTGTGCTCGCTCTCATTGACCTGGCTGATTGGCTAGAACTCCAGGTGCAGAAAAGACAACTCCGGATTCTGCACCAGTGCAAAGAGGGAAAAGGAGACAAAGATCCGAGGGCAAATGGAAATCTCCAGGTCCACTCTTGGGCATTCAGCAGTTCTAATGAACACAACTGCTATGTCCCAGAAGGCAGCAGCTCCACCACAAACCTCAATGGAGGTAAGTAAGAAATACTGCCCCTATACTGTGATAACAGAACTTCGCTCACTTTAAGATGGCCAGCTCCAGCAAGAAGCAGACCTGGATACAGGATAACCAATGTTGCTGGCAATGTGGCTGAATTTAACCTAAATATACTCAGCAAAGCTGTAACAGACAGGCATTTCCTAACTCTATATATGGAATGAACGACTGGGCTGAAAAGCAGACAGCAGGGAAGACAGATCACATGAAGGAACCCACAGCAGAGCTAGAGGAAATCTTGTATATAGATCGACCATTAAAAGGACACATAGTCCTTCTTCAAATCAGCAAAGTGGTGTTGAGGTACCGAAACAGAACTCTGGATGCCTTTTGCCATTCTCGGTGATGGATCTGATCGTACTATCGTCCTCCAGTTAGCAGCCTATCAACTAGACCCCTGAGGGAAACATGAGGACCTCCCTCTCAGAACTCACAGACAAGAGTTGTAGATTCTACATGGCACCATGGTCTCTATTACTGTTTCCCCCCGCAGCTGAACAATATGGCGTGTTCTTAATCAGCCAAGCTTTTCCTGCAAAACGCTTAGGGTtagctgaacacacacatccagtTGAGCAACTCTACTGCAGGAGAAGTACAGGTACCTGGGAGATCTGCCCCTGCGGCAGCCACTGCACCTTGTACGACCAGTTGAAAGACTCTGATCACCTTTGCTTGATCACACCATTAGAACCAGTACAACTAgtggccccctggtgggccCTGCAGCGGTGTAGACCCACCTTGGTAGGACTCTCCAAGACCTTGCAGGGATTAAGGACTTGTCTGTCTGAAACGCTGTGTCTGTTCACATCTATTCTGTTCCACTCACGTCAGGACAAGGACGCCGTAGCACTTTTGGAGAGCAAAATAATAAGAGTGGAAATAGAAGGTGTCCTATGATATGCGACATGTCTCTTATGTGTGCAGAACATGCCCCCATGCATGATCGCTCACTTATTCTACATTTATTGACTGTGTTTAAtgctttatatttgttttctctttgtttattttccttcccagaaaccacagacacacacacatatacactcacacatttaagcaaatgtgtgtgtacacCCTGTTGATAAGAAAGTTAAAGAAACCATTATAACTCCTGCAAGATTAAACTAGTCACACCAGGGGCAGTTGGTGATTTCCAGAACCCAACTTTAAAGAGAAGCCTCTGTCAGCTGATCTTTCTTTTACCACCCAAAGCACTTTGAAACTAAAATTAACATTACCCCTTTACACAGAAGAAACAGATTCTGAAGTGCTCGATACATATAGTGTTAGTTTATATGCAAagaaaaaatctataaaattcAAGCTATAATAGCCTAAATACAGAAATTAAGAATATTTCCTCTCCAGGCCATCAACTACATCAAAATGTGTCCTACTTACTTTCAATGAACTAATGACTCACTATCAAACTTTTCCTGGAAAAATGTTTGCTCTACATGCTTTAATTTGCTTTGTGTGAAACCACCACAGAGATTTGATGaataattgtataattttgTAATATAATTGTATAGTTGTATAATGGTCGGTCTTCTCGTCCATGGTCCTGTTTGGTTTTACAGGTTATAGAGAGGCACcagctttaaataaagactttatttATGGGTTTCAAACTCCTCATGGTTTAGGTCTAACATCAGATGTATGTAACTATTTACATGATACTCAGTCATTTCTGCATTTTAACCGCCTGATCAAGCATTCAAAGGTTAAGTCATGTTAAGTGATGTAAAGGTAGTCGAACAAATCTGGTCTGGGAGTCTTGGCTGATGTGCTgtaaacaacatcaacatgagTCCACCTCTGCTGCCTCTCTCAGACTAGACTGCACTGCAGACTGATATTATTGTCAATGGGAAATCATTTAAtactgaaacataaaaaatcaaattaatacaattaaaaaaattacattaataATAGTAATGCAAAATAATCAGTCTATCTACTCCACAATCATCTTCAAATGTCTCTTCTGCTAAATCcagataaaaacataaaaacatgttcaaatgcATCAGAATGTAAATGACAGCTACTCTGTCTTTTCAGGGGGAGGACCCCCAGACCCCCCTTAGATTGTTCCACACATATTTTCATGC
The genomic region above belongs to Labrus bergylta chromosome 21, fLabBer1.1, whole genome shotgun sequence and contains:
- the LOC109990430 gene encoding NADPH oxidase organizer 1 encodes the protein MVNEQRFVISLRIIGSVLKDTPKLKVFMVSVLWSDETDVIIYRSFQEFKKFHKQLKKRFPHVNPFRRNDRVIPKFNGKARKSLQQKGSKTMVRRMKFLESYCDELLKCDQIVTQSSELTQFFLPKDHDLQTDFTKNSIMILLSDGSDGGGGDHQPGGSVTHPLVTQTYRCVAAYETKDAKNRPFKVAVDEKLDVLIKDPAGWWLVENEEKHLAWFPAPYLESWEGEEDDDAGFQLGGALYCAVRSFSATKDDEVSVPIGSVVEVLRKSDDGWWLIRFNGKGGYIPSMYLQPSNNPRAGLYSVQRKLHSSTLNLSVTGSESRASSPPSRNGENREWSREEPSVPGRLHKARSLDVLSETWTQAQTDRDASSLEDYSRRTSNTSTELSLSGFSTDSESSSSLTEGAQLGHSSGSERSSPDLSLSDRRNSNKSTKSSRSAASSGSETSSNIPRVPPRPKTQEILTRCTTMTRKAALANKTRLQIQPESIYSR